One Setaria viridis chromosome 3, Setaria_viridis_v4.0, whole genome shotgun sequence DNA window includes the following coding sequences:
- the LOC117850525 gene encoding ribulose bisphosphate carboxylase small subunit, chloroplastic, translating to MAPTAMAAATSVAPFQGLKSTARLPVSRRSSSSGFGNVSNGGRIRCMQVWPAEGNKKFETLSYLPPLSTDEVLKQIDYLIRKNWIPCLEFSKIGFVYRENSTSPCYYDGRYWTMWKLPMFGCTEATQVYAEFEECKKAYPDCYIRIIGFDNIKQVQCVMFIAYKPPGSE from the exons ATGGCCCCCACcgcgatggccgccgccacctccgtcgCTCCATTCCAGGGGCTCAAGTCCACCGCCAGACTCCCCGTCAGCCGCCGCTCCAGCAGCTCCGGCTTCGGCAACGTCAGCAACGGCGGAAGGATCAGGTGCATGCAG GTGTGGCCGGCGGAGGGCAACAAGAAGTTCGAGACCCTCTCCTACCTGCCACCTCTCTCCACGGACGAGGTCCTAAAGCAGATCGACTACCTGATCCGGAAGAACTGGATTCCCTGCCTCGAGTTCAGCAAGATCGGGTTCGTCTATCGTGAGAACAGCACGTCTCCCTGTTACTACGACGGGCGCTACTGGACCATGTGGAAGCTGCCCATGTTCGGCTGCACCGAGGCCACCCAGGTGTACGCTGAGTTCGAGGAGTGCAAGAAGGCCTACCCCGACTGTTACATCCGTATCATCGGCTTCGACAACATCAAGCAGGTGCAGTGCGTCATGTTCATCGCCTACAAGCCCCCAGGCTCCGAGTAA